One genomic window of Bradyrhizobium sp. CCGE-LA001 includes the following:
- a CDS encoding amino acid ABC transporter ATP-binding protein produces the protein MQQNAPSSESIVSLHNVQKSFGALRVLDGVSFAVARGEVLALIGRSGSGKSTALRCIDRFEKVDGGEIVVCGHRVDRPDVNLRALRQDVGIVFQSYNLFPHLTIEQNITLAPCAVKGMATGEAKDLARKVLAQVGLEEKLHAYPEQLSGGQQQRAAIARSLAMQPKVMLFDEVTSALDPELTGEVLKVIEQLAADGMTMVMVTHEMGFAKGIADRIVFMHRGKVHETGPASILTSPTTPELTQFVGTGNLKS, from the coding sequence ATGCAGCAAAACGCCCCCTCCTCCGAATCGATCGTGTCGCTCCACAACGTGCAAAAGAGCTTTGGCGCGCTCCGCGTGCTCGACGGCGTCTCCTTTGCCGTCGCGCGCGGCGAGGTGCTCGCCCTGATCGGCCGCTCCGGCTCCGGCAAGAGCACGGCGCTGCGCTGCATCGACCGCTTCGAGAAGGTCGACGGCGGCGAGATCGTGGTCTGCGGGCATCGCGTCGACCGCCCCGATGTGAACTTGCGCGCGCTGCGCCAGGACGTCGGGATCGTGTTCCAGAGCTACAATCTGTTTCCGCACCTCACCATCGAGCAGAACATCACGCTTGCGCCCTGCGCGGTGAAGGGCATGGCGACGGGCGAGGCCAAGGACCTCGCGCGAAAAGTGCTGGCGCAGGTCGGGCTCGAGGAGAAGCTGCACGCCTATCCCGAGCAGCTCTCAGGCGGCCAGCAACAGCGTGCCGCGATCGCCCGCTCGCTCGCCATGCAGCCGAAGGTGATGCTGTTCGACGAGGTCACCTCCGCACTCGATCCCGAGCTCACCGGCGAAGTGCTCAAGGTGATCGAGCAACTCGCGGCCGACGGCATGACCATGGTGATGGTCACCCACGAGATGGGTTTCGCCAAGGGCATCGCCGACCGGATCGTGTTCATGCATCGCGGCAAGGTCCACGAGACCGGACCTGCCTCGATCCTGACGTCGCCGACCACGCCCGAACTCACGCAATTCGTGGGGACGGGAAACCTAAAATCATAA
- a CDS encoding amino acid ABC transporter permease, with the protein MGGHLNINHLMFLGQGALWTIGLSLIALIGGGIVGFVIALARISPLKSVRIASAVYVQLIQGTPLLVILFLGYFGLAAIGLKVSPLVAAGASLTLYVAAYLGEIWRGCIQSVPKPQWEAAEGLALSRTQRMVKVILPQAIRIATPPTVGFMVQIIKNTSLASVVGFVELMRSGQIVNNSLFEPFAIYAIIAVTYFAMCYPLSLFSQRLERRMGRGRSNLATA; encoded by the coding sequence ATGGGCGGACATCTCAACATCAACCATCTCATGTTCCTCGGCCAGGGCGCGCTCTGGACCATTGGTCTGTCGCTGATCGCGCTGATCGGCGGCGGCATCGTCGGCTTTGTGATCGCGCTGGCGCGGATCTCGCCGCTGAAGTCGGTGCGGATCGCGAGTGCCGTCTATGTCCAATTGATCCAGGGCACACCGCTGCTCGTCATCCTGTTCCTGGGGTATTTCGGCCTCGCTGCCATCGGCCTCAAGGTCTCGCCGCTGGTCGCCGCCGGCGCCTCGCTCACGCTCTATGTCGCCGCCTATCTCGGCGAGATCTGGCGCGGCTGCATCCAGTCCGTGCCGAAGCCGCAATGGGAGGCCGCGGAAGGCTTGGCGCTGAGCCGGACCCAACGCATGGTCAAGGTGATCCTGCCGCAGGCGATCCGCATCGCCACGCCGCCGACCGTCGGCTTCATGGTGCAGATCATCAAGAACACCTCGCTCGCCTCCGTGGTCGGCTTCGTCGAGCTGATGCGCTCGGGACAGATCGTCAACAACTCGCTGTTCGAGCCGTTCGCCATCTACGCCATCATCGCCGTCACGTACTTCGCCATGTGCTACCCCCTGTCGCTGTTCAGCCAGAGGCTGGAGCGGCGGATGGGGCGTGGCAGGTCCAACCTCGCAACAGCCTGA
- a CDS encoding NAD(P)-dependent oxidoreductase, whose product MGRNDKGNVGFIGIGTMGREMVRNLLVAGHAVRVFDLNEAAVSDSVQQGATRASSPADAAQGADIVITMLPDTPHVEATIYGEQGLLKSPPRGKLIVDMSTISPVAVRRIHADLQQTGVSFIDAPVSGGPVGAKNAALSIMAGGDADAFAKAEPFFRAMGTTITHVGASGAGQTVKLCNQLICGINIQAICEALALGRASGIDLNLLRRVLLGGSAASWMLDKLGPAMIAGDASAGFRIDLQLKDLRLVQEHAQALNVPLPGTALVTSQYVDARAHGEGSNGNQALFRVYDRMTNQTTG is encoded by the coding sequence ATGGGACGGAACGACAAGGGCAATGTCGGCTTCATCGGCATCGGCACGATGGGCCGGGAGATGGTGCGCAACCTGCTGGTGGCAGGCCACGCGGTCCGCGTCTTCGATCTGAACGAAGCTGCGGTGTCGGACAGCGTCCAGCAAGGCGCGACCCGCGCGAGCAGCCCCGCCGATGCGGCGCAAGGCGCCGATATCGTCATCACCATGCTGCCCGACACACCGCATGTCGAGGCGACGATCTACGGCGAGCAGGGCCTCTTGAAGTCTCCTCCGCGCGGCAAGCTGATCGTCGACATGAGCACGATCTCGCCGGTTGCCGTCCGCCGCATCCATGCCGACCTGCAACAGACGGGCGTCAGCTTCATCGACGCGCCGGTCTCGGGCGGACCGGTGGGCGCCAAGAACGCTGCGCTTTCGATCATGGCCGGCGGCGATGCCGACGCCTTTGCCAAGGCCGAGCCGTTCTTCCGTGCGATGGGCACGACCATCACCCATGTCGGCGCATCCGGCGCCGGACAGACCGTCAAGCTGTGCAATCAGCTGATCTGCGGCATCAACATCCAGGCGATCTGCGAGGCGCTCGCGCTCGGCCGCGCTTCGGGCATCGATCTCAATCTGCTGCGCCGGGTGCTGCTCGGCGGCTCCGCCGCGTCCTGGATGCTGGACAAGCTCGGCCCCGCGATGATCGCGGGCGACGCATCCGCCGGCTTCCGCATCGATCTGCAGCTCAAGGACCTTCGCCTGGTGCAGGAGCATGCCCAGGCGCTCAACGTGCCGCTGCCCGGCACGGCGCTCGTCACCAGCCAATATGTCGATGCTCGCGCCCATGGCGAAGGCAGCAACGGCAACCAGGCGCTGTTCCGCGTCTATGACCGCATGACAAACCAGACAACCGGCTGA
- a CDS encoding amino acid ABC transporter permease, with protein MSLQLDFPAVLERWPSFLAGAVLTLELAFFATVLGALLGTLAAVGRGAHNSLISGACKVYVETIRNTPLLVQIFLVYFGLASLGLKYSAFTVAVAALTINVGAYTAEIMRAGFEAIPRGQIEAAEGLALSRFQIYWHIILLPAVEKVYPALTSQFVLLMLASSVCSQISAEELTAVANYIQSDTYRAFETYIIVAVLYVILSLVMRAGFWGLGLVLFPRRRRLGTPL; from the coding sequence ATGAGCCTCCAACTCGACTTTCCCGCAGTGCTGGAGCGTTGGCCAAGCTTTCTGGCCGGTGCGGTGCTGACGCTGGAGTTGGCATTCTTCGCGACCGTGCTCGGCGCCCTGCTTGGCACGCTGGCGGCAGTCGGGCGCGGTGCGCACAATTCGCTGATATCAGGCGCCTGCAAGGTCTATGTCGAGACCATCCGCAACACGCCGCTGCTGGTGCAGATCTTTCTGGTCTATTTCGGCCTCGCCAGCCTCGGCCTGAAATACTCCGCCTTCACCGTGGCGGTCGCGGCGCTGACCATCAATGTCGGCGCCTATACCGCCGAGATCATGCGGGCCGGCTTCGAAGCGATCCCGCGCGGGCAGATCGAGGCCGCCGAAGGGCTGGCGCTGTCGCGCTTCCAGATCTACTGGCACATCATCCTGCTGCCGGCGGTCGAGAAGGTCTATCCGGCACTCACCAGCCAGTTCGTGCTGTTGATGTTGGCCTCCTCGGTCTGCTCGCAGATCTCCGCCGAGGAGCTCACCGCGGTCGCCAACTACATCCAGTCGGACACCTATCGCGCCTTCGAGACCTACATCATCGTCGCCGTGCTCTATGTCATCCTGTCGCTGGTGATGCGAGCCGGCTTCTGGGGCCTCGGCCTCGTCCTTTTCCCGCGCCGGCGCCGGCTCGGCACGCCATTGTGA